A genomic segment from Salmo trutta chromosome 38, fSalTru1.1, whole genome shotgun sequence encodes:
- the LOC115178628 gene encoding oocyte zinc finger protein XlCOF6-like has product MWEESLISHQRTNTGEKPFSCTQCGKSFFSSSCLKKHQKTHTGEKAFSCNQCGRSYALSCNLISHQRTHTGEKPFGCTQCGKSFFRSSCLKRHQKTHTGEKPFSCTQCGKSFTQSRSLISHQRTHTGEKREKPYSCTQCGKSFFHSSHLKVHHRTHTGEKPFSCDQCGKSFTTSSTLTVHQRTHTGEKPYSCTECGKSFTTSSTLTVHQRTHTGEKTYSCTECGKSFTQSNSLVSHQRTHTGEKPYSCDQCGKRYSSKSLLIKHQK; this is encoded by the exons atgtgggaaga aagcctgatatcacatcagagaacaaacacaggagagaaaccttttagctgtactcaatgtgggaagagtttttttagTTCTAGCTGTCTGAAGAAAcatcagaaaacacacacaggagagaaagcttttagctgtaatcaatgtggaagGAGTTATGCCCTGTCATGTAacctgatatcacatcagagaacacacacaggagagaaaccttttggctgtactcaatgtgggaagagtttttttcgttctagctgtctgaagagacaccagaaaacacacacaggagagaaaccttttagctgtactcaatgtggaaagagttttacccagtcaagaagcctgatatcacatcagagaacacacacaggagagaaacgagagaaaccatatagctgtactcaatgtgggaagagtttttttcaTTCTAGCCATCTGAAg gtacaccatagaacacacacaggagagaaaccttttagctgtgatcaatgtgggaagagttttactacatcaagcactctgactgtacaccagagaacacacacaggagagaaaccttatagctgtactgaatgtgggaagagttttactacatcaagcactctgactgtacaccagagaacacacacaggagagaaaacttATAGCTGtactgaatgtgggaagagttttactcagtcaaacagcctggtatcacatcagagaacacacacaggagagaaaccttatagctgtgatcaatgtgggaagagatactctagtAAAAGCcttctgattaaacatcagaaa